The following nucleotide sequence is from Malania oleifera isolate guangnan ecotype guangnan chromosome 4, ASM2987363v1, whole genome shotgun sequence.
CAGATAAATAGACCCCTGATACTTCAAAGAGTTGGCATCGTGAGGATTAAAGGGGGTCCCAGGAACATTGAAGATTATTCTGATATAGCAATTTCGATTGGTATCCTGCTGGCTCGAGACAGTCCTAACAGTAGCAACATGGAAAGGTACCATGCTCCCATAAATTGGCAGAAGGATGGCCTCATTTTTCTGATCGATTTGAATCATAAGACCTCTGGGAGGGGGCAGATCATTGACACTCTTATAGGCGACAAGATCACTTGAAGTCTTCACAGCAGCACGATTGTCACCCGCTCCAGACCCCTCACCAGCAAGTCGCCGAGcagtttcttcattcttctgGCGAGCAAGTTCTGCCTGGTGCTGCCTACGGAGCTCCTCTTTTGATATCTCCTGGTTGTCTGACCTGAGTGTTGCCTTAGATTGAAAAGCTCCTGCGCCATTGGCCTCGGCCTTCACTTTTGGctcttcctcctcttcttcatCCTCATTAAATGAGTAAGCCACGTCTTTCACATCCTTAGTGCTCATTGAAGTCACCACTTCAGGCTTTTCACCAACAATAACAGTGTCCGCTAACAACAGAGAAAAATTCTTGCTTTTTGAACTACTGGTTTGGGCCTGCAAGTTCTGGAAACCCAACGAAACATTAAAAACCATGCCTGCTTTCAACACTCGATCATTCTTGGCATTAAGATTCAACCCCGACTCACGGAACTCAAGACCAATGCCTGTCCCAGCAGATTTTGTCAAGTTAGCCACGAATTCAGGAGCATCCTTCTCAACTACAGAAAGGGCTGCTTGATACACATCACTGGCCTTCCTACCAGGCCTCAAAGCACTAATTGCTGCTTCATGTGCCTGGAGTAAAACCTCATAAGCCTTGCTCTGAACCGTAGTGGCATCAATTAGGAAAGTCCTGGCAAGATTGGAGCAGTAGCTGTTATATCTGGAACCAATTGCACATAATATCACACTAGCAGAATCATAGTACAGATGCTCATCATTGCTGGAAGCACTAGGCCTGAGATCAAAAGTACCTCCACTTTGAAAGATTGGAGGGTAACAGATATCAACATTTTCTGCCTTCAGTTTCACCTTAACTTTGGTTGGCTCCAATATGGCCTTCTCTGTGTCATCCATTAAAGAAGAATGGGTGACTTTCTTTTCTTCATCAATAACATTCTCAAGCCTAGGAACCACAAAATTTTTCATCACAGAACCAGTTAAGAATGCAGCTTTCTTCACATTTGTAAGCTCACTACTGTCCTTGGCAGCAAACAGGTCGGACAAACCATTTGTTATATCAGCAAGCTGGAAATTTGAACTCTTCAGTCTCTCAGCCCATGTCTCCAAAAGATTCCCTTCTGGAGCCTCTCTAATTATGTGTCCAACAACAGGGGTATCAAGACCATCTGACTTTGCCAGAGCACGAATAGAGCGGAATATAGCATCCATTTCAGTAGTTCCATCAACAGTCTTAGCCTTCACATGCATAATGACCTCTGCACCCACGGCCTCTAGAGCAGGTTTTTTTAAGACTTCAAGCAAAGAGGCCTTTTTCTGACTACATAAAAAATGAATCTGCTTGTTCATAAAAACCATTATTGTCTCTGGGAACTCATACCCAAGAAGCCAAATATTCAACGCAGAGGATTTTAGGTAGCGCAGATCATCTGAAACAGGAGGCGTCGCTATTGCAAGCACATCAGAAGCACCCCATAAATCAGACCTGTTCCCATTCCAATGTGAATATAAAGACTTTAAGCGTTTGCTGAAATTATTCAGATCAATAGCATATGCAGGACTTGTGCCAGCAGATTTCCCATTTGCAGGTTGGGTGCCTCCGTTCCGACGTTCTGCCATTGAGAGTTTATTGGTTCTTAAACCACTCTGCACAGGAAAAAATCCAATTAGGAGAGAATTTAATAATTCTACATGCCATAACAAAAGCTTGAAAATCTCTCTCTACTATTGCAGAAGAAATTAGTCaatttttttcattcatttcctTTATTTCTTTGTATTAGAGTTACCTTCAGTTTGATTTTCCAattaaacaaaagaaaataattattaaaaaaaacaactaaaatgCTTACAGAAAGAATCCATTATAAAGTATTTTCACTTCCCCCTTGCATGCTTCCAAGGAACAAGACTAATTTATATTTCAGTAGAAGAAAATAATGAAGAATCCGAAGCTAAGAAAGTCATGCCTCAACAGACTAACATCtactaataaaaaaaatggtgaacCTCTTCAAGCGGAAAGAACGCCACATTAACTAATTTGAAGTCATAGTGTAATGAATTTAAATTATTATCAATTTATCATcctttttaaatattatttttttttcttattaaaataattttattttattttgtatttatgttttccatttttattttatttttatttaattctgCATATGCATTACGATTAATGAGAAATGTTAATAGAAAAAAATCATTCACTGTAGTTTGATAAATATGCAAACAAGTTGCCCAATTACCGGTGTGGATTTCAGAAGTTAGGGTTAGGTTTCACGCCACTGCATCATCTAAAACAATAAGCACAAACAATCAGTTCATTTTCCCGAGTAAAACACCCAatatttcatattcaaaatttaaaaaaaaaaaatcgaattcGAAGCTAAATTAGGGTTTCCTGAGCTTCAACAGCCACAACAAAATGCCAAAATCAAACAAatcaaaactttaaaaaaaaaaacaaaccaaaacccctaaacaTTTCAGACTacaactcaaataaaaataaaaaccgaGGCTAAATTAGGGTTTCCTGAACATTCAAAACCACAACGAACTGCCAGAATCAATCAAACCGAAGCGAAAATTAACATTTCTTACTGCTCCAAAACAGGCTCTGGACGACCTTCAGGTTGAAAATGCGAAAATTTCGAAGCCAGCTAGTGTCAGGTCTCGCGCATACGGCGATGACAAATGCTAGGGGGCGAGAaatctagggttagggtttcaaaAGCGGACGAAATGAAAAGAGCTCCGGAGAGAGCATGGAACGGAAAACAGGAGATTTTCGAAGAAAAGCTGATTTTCTAGATTGAAGATTGAACTTCAAAAAGAAAGCCACGAGAGATTGAAGATTGGATGAAGAAATCGGTGATTAAacgagagagattgagagaggagagtgagcgagagagaggagATGGCCGAAGCGAGGAGGGAGGGAGTCGGCTTATTCGATTAGGAGGCGCTTCGACGAGGATTTATATATGTCCGACGGGTTTGGAATAACCCGCGTCATCGGAGAAAATTACTTAAAATGCCACCGCTTTTGCATAGTGAAATTACTGAAACGTCCTGCGCTCCCGCTGAATGGATGACGAAGATGCCGATGGGTGAATAGGGAATGTAGCATTGTACGGTGAAATTCAATTA
It contains:
- the LOC131154390 gene encoding FACT complex subunit SPT16-like: MAERRNGGTQPANGKSAGTSPAYAIDLNNFSKRLKSLYSHWNGNRSDLWGASDVLAIATPPVSDDLRYLKSSALNIWLLGYEFPETIMVFMNKQIHFLCSQKKASLLEVLKKPALEAVGAEVIMHVKAKTVDGTTEMDAIFRSIRALAKSDGLDTPVVGHIIREAPEGNLLETWAERLKSSNFQLADITNGLSDLFAAKDSSELTNVKKAAFLTGSVMKNFVVPRLENVIDEEKKVTHSSLMDDTEKAILEPTKVKVKLKAENVDICYPPIFQSGGTFDLRPSASSNDEHLYYDSASVILCAIGSRYNSYCSNLARTFLIDATTVQSKAYEVLLQAHEAAISALRPGRKASDVYQAALSVVEKDAPEFVANLTKSAGTGIGLEFRESGLNLNAKNDRVLKAGMVFNVSLGFQNLQAQTSSSKSKNFSLLLADTVIVGEKPEVVTSMSTKDVKDVAYSFNEDEEEEEEPKVKAEANGAGAFQSKATLRSDNQEISKEELRRQHQAELARQKNEETARRLAGEGSGAGDNRAAVKTSSDLVAYKSVNDLPPPRGLMIQIDQKNEAILLPIYGSMVPFHVATVRTVSSQQDTNRNCYIRIIFNVPGTPFNPHDANSLKYQGSIYLKEVSFRSKDPRHISEVVQLIKTLRRNVMARESERAERATLVTQEKLQLAGAKFKPLRLPDLWIRPAFGGRGRKLPGTLEAHINGFRYSTNRQEERVDVMYGNIKHAFFQPAEKEMITLLHFHLHNHIMVGNKKTKDIQFYVEVMDVVQTLGGGKRSAYDPDEIEEEQRERDRKNKINMDFQNFVNRVNDLWGQNQFKGLDLEFDQPLRELGFHGVPYKASAFIVPTSSCLVELVETPFLVITLSEIEIVNLERVGLGQKNFDMTIVFKDFKRDVFRIDSIPSTALDGIKEWLDTTDIKYYESRLNLNWRQILKTITDDPQSFIDDGGWEFLNMDASDSDSDNTEDSDQGYEPSDVQSESESEDDASDSESLVESEDEEEEVSEEDSEEEKGKTWEELEREASNADREKGAESDSEEERNRRKKAYGKGRGPPSSSSRGSSLPKRPKFR